In the genome of Flaviflexus ciconiae, one region contains:
- a CDS encoding NADP-dependent isocitrate dehydrogenase: protein MSPMIYTHTDEAPMLATESFLPILQAFASQADVAVETRDISLAGRIVAALSDYLPEELRESDALAELGELAKSPDANIIKLPNISASMPQLKAAIAELQESGIPLPDYPDSPSTDEEKDIRARYDAVKGSAVNPVLREGNSDRRAPQVIKNYTRNHPHSMGAWTADSKTAVATMSGDDFRANEQSIVLPSDDVLSIVHVDAEGNETFLKEKLPVLSDEVVDSTIMSAAALDRFLVEQVNAAKQSGVLFSVHLKATMMKVSDPIIFGHVVRAFFPATFSQYGSVLTEAGLTADNGLGAILDGLGGLENGAEIRASFEKELEDGPALAMVNSDRGITNLHVPSDVIIDASMPAMIRSSGHMWGPDGKEADTLAVIPDSSYAGVYSTIIDDCKKNGAFDPTTMGTVPNVGLMAQKAEEYGSHDKTFEIASAGTVEVRNSAGEVLMSHNVAVGDIFRACQTKDAPIRDWVSLAVRRARLSGMTAIFWLDPERSHDRALTEKVRTYLQDEDTDGLDLRILSPIEAAQETADRLRRGEDTISVTGNVLRDYLTDLFPILELGTSAKMLSVVPLMKGGGLFETGAGGSAPKHVQQLQEENHLRWDSLGEFLALAESLRHQGRTDGTDRPGILADALDVATERLLNEGQSPSRKVGEIDNRGSHFYLAVYWARALADQTEDKDLAAVFAPVANSLEENADKIAGELLDVQGQPVDLGGYYRPDSAKAGAAMRPSATLNEIIDPLR, encoded by the coding sequence ATGTCGCCCATGATCTACACCCATACCGACGAAGCACCGATGCTCGCCACGGAATCGTTCCTGCCTATTCTTCAGGCCTTCGCGTCCCAGGCGGACGTGGCCGTGGAGACGCGGGACATCTCCCTAGCTGGCCGCATTGTGGCCGCCCTGTCGGATTACCTGCCGGAGGAGCTGCGGGAGTCCGACGCTCTTGCGGAGCTTGGCGAGCTCGCTAAGTCACCGGACGCCAACATCATTAAGCTTCCCAACATTTCGGCTTCGATGCCGCAGCTGAAGGCCGCGATTGCCGAGCTTCAGGAATCAGGTATTCCCCTCCCCGACTACCCGGACAGCCCCTCCACCGATGAGGAAAAGGACATCCGCGCCCGCTACGACGCCGTGAAAGGCTCGGCCGTGAACCCGGTCCTGCGCGAAGGCAACTCCGACCGCAGGGCACCCCAGGTCATTAAGAACTACACCCGCAATCACCCGCACTCGATGGGGGCGTGGACCGCGGACTCCAAGACCGCTGTCGCCACCATGTCCGGCGATGACTTCCGCGCGAACGAGCAGTCGATTGTTCTTCCCTCCGATGATGTTCTGTCGATTGTGCACGTCGACGCCGAGGGCAATGAGACATTCCTGAAGGAAAAGCTTCCGGTCCTGTCCGACGAGGTGGTTGACTCGACGATCATGTCCGCGGCAGCTCTAGACCGGTTCCTTGTCGAGCAGGTCAATGCCGCAAAACAGTCGGGCGTCCTGTTCTCCGTTCATCTCAAGGCAACGATGATGAAGGTGTCGGACCCGATCATTTTCGGTCACGTTGTCCGCGCCTTCTTCCCCGCCACTTTCTCCCAGTACGGCTCAGTCCTCACCGAGGCCGGTCTGACTGCGGATAACGGCCTTGGCGCTATCCTCGATGGTCTCGGCGGTCTTGAGAACGGCGCAGAGATCCGAGCATCCTTCGAGAAGGAACTTGAGGACGGCCCGGCCCTTGCGATGGTGAACTCCGACAGGGGGATCACGAACCTGCACGTGCCGTCTGACGTCATCATTGACGCCTCCATGCCGGCCATGATCCGATCCTCGGGCCACATGTGGGGCCCCGATGGGAAGGAAGCCGACACCCTCGCCGTTATTCCGGACTCTTCATACGCCGGTGTTTACTCCACCATCATTGATGACTGCAAGAAGAACGGCGCCTTCGATCCGACCACGATGGGAACAGTTCCGAACGTGGGCCTCATGGCACAGAAGGCCGAAGAGTACGGCTCCCACGACAAGACCTTCGAGATCGCTTCCGCTGGAACCGTCGAGGTCCGCAATTCCGCCGGCGAGGTTCTCATGAGCCACAACGTAGCAGTGGGAGACATCTTCCGTGCCTGCCAGACCAAGGACGCCCCGATCCGCGACTGGGTATCGCTGGCAGTTCGCCGCGCACGCCTGTCTGGCATGACAGCTATCTTCTGGCTTGATCCGGAACGCTCGCACGACCGTGCTCTCACGGAGAAGGTCCGCACCTACCTCCAGGATGAGGATACGGATGGTCTGGACCTGCGGATCCTCTCCCCCATCGAAGCCGCCCAAGAGACCGCCGACCGTCTCCGCCGCGGCGAGGACACGATCTCGGTAACCGGTAACGTTCTGCGCGACTACCTCACCGACCTGTTCCCGATCCTCGAGCTGGGCACTTCCGCCAAGATGCTGTCGGTGGTTCCCCTCATGAAGGGTGGCGGCCTTTTCGAGACCGGAGCCGGTGGTTCCGCACCGAAGCACGTCCAGCAGCTCCAGGAGGAGAACCACCTGCGCTGGGATTCACTCGGCGAGTTCCTTGCCCTTGCCGAGTCACTACGCCACCAGGGCCGCACGGACGGCACCGACCGCCCCGGAATCCTCGCCGACGCTCTGGATGTCGCAACCGAGCGGCTGCTCAACGAGGGCCAGTCGCCGTCCCGCAAGGTCGGGGAGATCGACAACCGCGGTAGCCACTTCTACCTGGCCGTGTACTGGGCTCGCGCTCTTGCGGACCAGACCGAAGATAAGGACCTTGCCGCTGTCTTCGCACCCGTGGCCAACAGCCTCGAGGAGAACGCCGACAAGATCGCAGGCGAATTACTGGACGTCCAGGGCCAGCCGGTTGATCTCGGCGGCTACTACCGTCCCGACTCCGCCAAGGCAGGCGCCGCAATGAGACCTTCGGCCACCCTGAACGAAATCATCGATCCGCTCCGCTAG